In one Bradyrhizobium cosmicum genomic region, the following are encoded:
- a CDS encoding efflux RND transporter permease subunit — protein MDRLVALAVNRRFLMVGMFVAVLIGGLIAFNQLNIEAYPDPTPPMVDIVTQSPGLSAEEIERYITIPIETQVAGLKNITTIRTISLYGLSDVKIQFSFAYTYDEALQQVLNRLAQLAPLPGNVQPQISPLSPIGEIFRYRLVGPPNYSVLDLKTIQDWILQRRFRSVPGVIDVTGWGGKSKTYEIQVDFNKLVANGLTLPQLLQAVGNANVNVGGNTVNIGQQSAVVRGVGLIRSIDDIANTMVSQTGGNPVLVKDVATVTVGQKPRLGIAGLDDSDDIVQGIVLMRRGEQSSPTIKRVHQLVQTINDSSILPPGVRIERIYDRGDLIELTTHTVLHNMVVGILLIVLLQWIFLGDLRSALIVGATIPFALFFAVIILVLRGESANLLSVGAIDFGLIVDATVIMVEAIFRRLTQTTPMSEAEHMSHETLFGMKSHAILSAAADVSRSIFFAAAIIIAAFLPLFTLSGVEGNIFGPMARTYAYALAGGLLATFTVTPALSAIILPAHVHETETRVMLVLHRIYMPVLNWAVANRGIMLGAAVGLVLMTVALSRLLGLEFLPKLEEGNLWIRATLPPTISLQEGNSYVNEMRKVIRARPEVESVVSQHGRPDDGTDAAGFFNAEFFAPLKPVSQWPGTRDKEELTAQLLKQLDDRFPGVEFNFSQYLQDNVSEAVSGVKGENSIKLFGSDLQALTDTANKIKSVLATVQGVTDLAVFTSLGQPTVQIDIDRAKAARYGLAPGDINATIKVAIGGDTAGDLYEPGSDRHFPIIVRLAPEYRRSAEAIQNLRIGAPGPNGTVTQIPLSEVATISLVSGAAYIYREQQERYLPIKFSVRERDLGSAIREAQDKIAEQVQLPPGSHMEWVGEFGNLQDAIRRLSIVVPISLALIGVLLWFNFGSMVDTLLAMSVIPMAIFGGVLGLLITGTAFSVSAAIGFIALFGIAVMDGIIILSQFNQLIEEGMDRMSAVIRTGELQLRPVLMTCVVAGIGLLPAALSEGIGSQVQKPLAVVVVTGMMLAPVVILVTLPVLISFFSRRAR, from the coding sequence ATGGATCGCCTCGTCGCACTTGCCGTCAACCGGCGCTTCCTGATGGTCGGCATGTTCGTCGCCGTGCTCATCGGCGGCCTGATCGCCTTCAACCAGCTCAACATCGAGGCCTATCCCGATCCGACCCCGCCGATGGTCGACATCGTGACGCAAAGTCCGGGCCTGTCGGCCGAAGAGATCGAGCGCTACATCACGATCCCGATCGAGACCCAGGTCGCGGGTCTGAAGAACATCACGACCATCCGTACCATCTCGCTCTACGGTCTTTCCGACGTCAAAATCCAGTTCTCCTTCGCCTACACCTATGACGAGGCGTTGCAGCAGGTGCTGAACCGCCTGGCGCAGCTCGCGCCGCTGCCGGGCAATGTGCAGCCGCAGATCTCGCCGCTCAGCCCGATCGGCGAAATTTTCCGCTATCGCCTCGTCGGTCCGCCCAACTACAGCGTGCTCGATCTCAAGACCATCCAGGACTGGATCCTGCAGCGCCGTTTCCGCTCCGTGCCTGGCGTGATCGACGTCACCGGCTGGGGTGGCAAGAGCAAGACCTACGAGATCCAGGTCGATTTCAACAAGCTCGTCGCCAACGGCCTGACGCTGCCGCAACTGCTCCAGGCGGTCGGCAACGCGAACGTCAATGTCGGCGGCAACACCGTCAATATCGGCCAGCAGTCGGCCGTGGTGCGCGGCGTCGGCCTGATCCGTTCGATCGACGATATCGCGAATACGATGGTCTCGCAGACAGGCGGCAACCCGGTGCTGGTGAAGGACGTCGCCACCGTCACCGTCGGCCAGAAGCCCCGTCTCGGCATCGCCGGCCTCGACGACTCCGACGACATCGTGCAGGGCATCGTCCTGATGCGCCGCGGCGAGCAGAGCTCGCCGACCATCAAGCGCGTTCACCAACTCGTTCAAACCATCAACGACTCCAGCATCCTGCCGCCCGGCGTGCGCATCGAGCGCATCTACGACCGCGGGGACCTGATCGAGCTCACCACCCACACCGTGCTGCACAACATGGTGGTCGGCATTTTGTTGATCGTGCTGCTGCAGTGGATCTTCCTCGGCGATCTCCGCAGCGCGCTGATCGTCGGCGCCACCATTCCGTTCGCGCTGTTCTTCGCCGTGATCATCCTGGTGTTGCGCGGCGAGTCGGCAAACCTGCTGTCGGTCGGCGCCATCGATTTCGGCCTGATCGTCGATGCCACCGTCATCATGGTGGAGGCGATCTTCCGGCGCCTGACCCAGACGACACCGATGTCGGAAGCCGAGCACATGTCGCACGAGACGCTGTTCGGCATGAAGAGCCATGCCATCCTCAGCGCTGCGGCCGACGTGTCGCGCTCGATCTTCTTTGCCGCGGCGATCATCATCGCCGCGTTCCTGCCGCTGTTCACGCTGTCCGGCGTCGAGGGCAACATCTTCGGACCGATGGCGCGCACCTATGCCTACGCACTCGCCGGCGGCCTGCTTGCGACGTTCACGGTGACGCCGGCACTGTCCGCGATCATCCTGCCCGCGCATGTCCATGAGACCGAGACCAGGGTGATGCTGGTCCTGCATCGGATCTACATGCCGGTGCTGAATTGGGCCGTCGCCAACCGCGGCATCATGCTCGGCGCCGCGGTCGGCCTCGTGCTGATGACGGTGGCGCTCAGCCGGCTGCTCGGTCTTGAATTCCTACCGAAGCTGGAAGAGGGCAACCTCTGGATCCGCGCGACGCTGCCGCCGACCATCTCGCTCCAGGAGGGCAACTCCTACGTCAACGAGATGCGCAAGGTGATCCGGGCCCGGCCCGAGGTCGAGTCCGTGGTGTCGCAGCACGGCCGCCCCGACGACGGCACCGATGCCGCCGGTTTCTTCAACGCCGAGTTCTTTGCGCCGTTGAAACCCGTCAGCCAATGGCCCGGCACCCGCGACAAGGAGGAGCTGACCGCGCAGCTGCTCAAGCAGCTTGACGACCGCTTCCCCGGCGTCGAGTTCAACTTCTCGCAATATCTGCAGGACAACGTCTCCGAAGCCGTCTCCGGCGTGAAGGGCGAGAACTCGATCAAGCTGTTCGGCAGCGATCTCCAGGCGCTCACGGATACCGCCAACAAGATCAAGTCGGTGCTGGCCACCGTCCAGGGCGTGACGGATCTGGCGGTGTTCACCTCGCTCGGCCAGCCGACCGTCCAGATCGACATCGACCGCGCCAAGGCCGCGCGCTATGGGCTCGCGCCCGGCGACATCAACGCCACCATCAAGGTCGCGATCGGCGGCGACACCGCGGGCGATCTCTACGAGCCGGGAAGCGACCGTCACTTCCCGATCATCGTGCGCCTCGCGCCGGAATACCGCCGGAGCGCCGAGGCGATCCAGAATCTGCGGATCGGCGCGCCGGGACCGAACGGCACCGTCACGCAGATCCCGCTGAGCGAGGTCGCCACCATCAGCCTCGTCTCGGGCGCGGCCTACATCTACCGCGAGCAGCAGGAGCGCTATCTGCCGATCAAGTTCTCGGTGCGCGAGCGCGACCTCGGCAGCGCGATCCGCGAGGCCCAGGACAAGATCGCCGAACAGGTGCAGCTGCCGCCCGGCTCGCACATGGAATGGGTCGGCGAGTTCGGCAATCTCCAGGATGCAATCCGCAGGCTCTCGATCGTGGTGCCGATCTCGCTGGCGCTGATCGGCGTCCTGCTCTGGTTCAATTTCGGTTCGATGGTCGACACGCTGCTGGCGATGAGCGTGATTCCGATGGCGATCTTCGGCGGCGTGCTCGGGCTGTTGATCACCGGCACCGCGTTCAGCGTCTCGGCCGCGATCGGCTTCATCGCGCTGTTCGGCATCGCCGTGATGGACGGCATCATCATCCTGTCGCAGTTCAACCAGCTCATCGAAGAGGGCATGGACCGCATGAGTGCGGTGATACGCACCGGCGAATTGCAACTCCGGCCCGTGCTGATGACCTGCGTCGTCGCAGGCATCGGCCTGTTGCCCGCGGCGCTGTCGGAGGGCATCGGCTCGCAGGTACAGAAGCCGCTCGCGGTCGTCGTCGTCACCGGCATGATGCTGGCGCCGGTCGTGATCCTTGTGACCCTGCCGGTCCTGATCTCCTTCTTCTCCCGCCGCGCGCGCTGA
- a CDS encoding error-prone DNA polymerase: protein MITPAYAEIGITTNFSFLRGGSDPRAYVHQASKLEIPAIGIADHNTLAGVVRAWKELDHEKVLNKPKLLVGARIVFVDGTPDIFVYPRDRAAYGRLCQLLTRGKRGDDITRIEKGECHLTFADLLVFSEGQLLVLTLPHRFDAAQTLDILAKLKASRADGVWLAASLIYRGDDRRRLSRLDDLAAAAKVPLLATNEVLYHDAGRRPLQDVLTCIREKTTIEAIGRKLEANAERFLKTPREMSRLFRDFPEAIAETMRFADKIVFALDQLKYQYPDEPVPPGKTAQGHLEDLTWAGVDTYFGGVDNIGDKLRATLKKELALIAELKYAHYFLTVHDIVRYARSQNILCQGRGSAANSAVCYVLGVTSVDPTKVDLLFERFISKERLEPPDIDVDFEHSRREEVMQYVYRRYGRHRAAIIATVIHYRPRSAIRDVGKALGLTEDVTAALADTVWGSWGRGLNDMQVRQAGLDPQNPMINLAVELATELIEFPRHLSQHVGGYVLTQDRLDTYVPIGNAAMDDRTFIEWDKDDVDALNMMKVDVLALGMLTCIRKCFDLIAGHKGQRYELADIKGEDDDEVYQMLQRGESLGVFQVESRAQMNMLPRLKPRTFYDLVIEVAIVRPGPIQGDMVHPYLRRRKMKPEDIAYPYPKGGNKNELREVLHKTLGVPLFQEQAMRIAIVAAEFTSEEANGLRRAMATFRNVGTIGNFEEKMIGNMIRRGYDPQFARNCFDQIKGFGSYGFPESHAASFAQLVYVSSWLKYHHPDAFCCGLLNSQPMGFYAPAQIVSDARKNGVEVRDIDVSHSFAQNTLEEGSGKYCAVRLGFRQIDGFHWLDQDEERLRKEQAKRQGKGYVVQEDWAGRIIAARNRGTFTSLEDFARDTGLPKRALILLADADAFRSLGLDRREALWQVRRLPDDVPLPLFEAATAREQPDENALPLPLMPRSEQVVADYQTIRLSLKGHPMEFLREMFLRERVVACREISHENERRRVRCAGVVLVRQRPGSASGVVFMTLEDETGIANVVVWPKIMEQYRKEVMGARLILVEGYIQSSPEKVTHLIAQRMVDRSHDLVGLANDALSHKHAVPAGATVVEPLNDDPRAHADMPAQKIRHPRNVRILPPSRDFH from the coding sequence ATGATCACGCCCGCTTATGCCGAGATCGGCATCACCACCAATTTCTCCTTCCTGCGCGGCGGCTCGGATCCGCGCGCCTATGTGCATCAGGCGAGCAAGCTCGAGATCCCCGCAATCGGCATCGCCGATCACAACACGCTCGCCGGCGTGGTGCGGGCCTGGAAGGAGCTTGATCATGAGAAGGTGCTGAACAAGCCGAAACTGCTGGTCGGCGCGCGCATCGTCTTCGTCGACGGCACGCCCGACATCTTTGTATATCCGCGCGACCGCGCAGCCTATGGAAGGCTGTGCCAGCTCCTCACAAGGGGCAAGCGCGGCGACGACATCACGCGGATCGAGAAGGGCGAGTGCCATCTCACCTTCGCCGATCTCCTGGTGTTTTCCGAAGGCCAGCTCCTGGTCCTGACGCTGCCGCATCGCTTCGATGCGGCGCAGACGCTGGATATTCTTGCAAAGCTGAAAGCAAGCCGCGCCGATGGCGTGTGGCTGGCGGCGAGCCTGATCTATCGTGGCGACGACCGCCGCCGTCTGTCACGGCTCGATGATCTCGCGGCGGCAGCCAAGGTGCCGCTGCTCGCGACCAACGAGGTGCTCTATCACGATGCCGGCCGTCGTCCGCTCCAGGATGTGCTGACCTGCATCCGGGAAAAGACCACGATCGAGGCGATCGGGCGGAAGCTGGAAGCCAATGCCGAGCGCTTCCTGAAGACACCGCGCGAAATGTCCCGGCTGTTCCGCGACTTCCCTGAAGCCATCGCGGAGACGATGCGCTTTGCTGACAAGATCGTCTTCGCGCTCGACCAGCTCAAATACCAGTATCCGGACGAGCCGGTGCCGCCGGGCAAGACCGCGCAGGGCCATCTGGAGGACCTGACCTGGGCGGGTGTCGACACCTATTTTGGTGGTGTCGACAACATCGGCGACAAGCTGCGCGCGACCCTGAAGAAAGAGCTCGCGCTGATCGCCGAACTCAAATACGCGCACTATTTCCTCACCGTGCATGACATCGTCCGCTACGCGCGCAGCCAGAACATCCTGTGCCAGGGGCGCGGCTCGGCGGCCAATTCGGCCGTCTGCTACGTGCTCGGCGTCACCTCGGTCGATCCGACCAAGGTCGATCTCCTGTTCGAGCGCTTCATCTCCAAGGAGCGGCTGGAGCCGCCTGACATCGACGTCGATTTCGAGCATTCGCGGCGCGAGGAGGTGATGCAATATGTCTATCGCCGCTACGGCCGCCACCGCGCCGCGATCATCGCCACCGTGATCCATTACCGTCCGCGCAGCGCCATCCGCGACGTCGGCAAGGCGCTGGGCCTGACCGAGGACGTCACCGCCGCGCTCGCCGACACCGTGTGGGGAAGCTGGGGCCGTGGCCTCAACGATATGCAGGTCAGGCAAGCCGGGCTCGATCCGCAAAATCCGATGATCAACCTCGCGGTAGAGCTTGCGACCGAGCTGATAGAATTCCCGCGCCATCTTTCCCAGCATGTCGGCGGCTATGTGCTGACGCAGGACCGGCTCGACACCTATGTGCCGATCGGTAACGCCGCGATGGACGACCGCACCTTCATCGAATGGGACAAGGACGACGTCGACGCGCTCAACATGATGAAGGTCGACGTGCTCGCGCTCGGCATGCTGACCTGTATCAGGAAATGTTTTGACTTGATCGCGGGCCACAAGGGGCAGCGTTACGAGCTTGCGGATATCAAAGGGGAGGATGACGACGAAGTCTATCAGATGCTGCAGCGGGGAGAGTCGCTCGGCGTGTTCCAGGTCGAGAGCCGCGCCCAGATGAACATGCTGCCGCGGCTGAAGCCGAGGACCTTCTACGACCTCGTCATCGAGGTTGCGATCGTGCGGCCCGGACCGATCCAGGGGGACATGGTGCACCCTTACTTGCGGCGGCGGAAAATGAAGCCGGAGGACATCGCGTATCCTTACCCGAAGGGCGGCAACAAGAACGAACTGCGGGAGGTCCTGCACAAGACGCTCGGCGTGCCCCTGTTTCAGGAGCAGGCCATGCGGATTGCGATCGTGGCCGCGGAGTTTACCTCGGAAGAGGCCAACGGATTGCGGCGCGCGATGGCAACATTCCGCAACGTCGGGACCATTGGCAATTTCGAAGAGAAAATGATCGGCAACATGATCAGGCGAGGGTATGATCCCCAGTTCGCCAGAAATTGCTTCGACCAGATCAAGGGGTTTGGCTCCTACGGTTTCCCCGAGAGCCACGCGGCCAGCTTCGCCCAGCTCGTCTACGTCTCTTCCTGGTTGAAATATCACCACCCCGATGCGTTCTGCTGCGGGCTCCTCAATTCACAGCCAATGGGCTTCTACGCCCCGGCGCAGATCGTCAGCGACGCCCGCAAGAATGGCGTCGAGGTGCGTGACATCGACGTGTCCCATAGCTTTGCGCAGAACACGCTGGAGGAGGGGAGCGGCAAATATTGCGCCGTACGCCTCGGCTTTCGCCAGATCGACGGCTTCCACTGGCTCGATCAGGATGAGGAGAGGCTCAGGAAGGAGCAGGCCAAGCGGCAGGGCAAGGGCTACGTCGTCCAGGAGGACTGGGCCGGTCGCATCATCGCCGCGCGCAATCGCGGTACCTTCACCTCGCTCGAGGATTTTGCTCGGGATACCGGCCTGCCGAAGCGCGCGCTGATCCTGTTGGCGGATGCCGACGCGTTCCGCTCGCTCGGGCTCGACCGCCGCGAGGCGCTGTGGCAGGTGCGGCGGCTGCCGGACGATGTCCCGTTGCCGCTGTTCGAAGCGGCGACCGCGCGCGAGCAGCCCGACGAGAACGCGCTGCCGTTGCCGCTGATGCCGCGTTCCGAGCAGGTTGTCGCGGACTACCAGACCATTCGGCTGTCGCTGAAGGGCCATCCGATGGAGTTCTTGCGCGAGATGTTTTTGCGCGAGCGGGTGGTGGCATGCAGGGAAATCAGCCACGAGAACGAACGGCGGCGCGTCCGCTGCGCCGGCGTGGTGCTGGTCCGGCAGCGGCCGGGCAGCGCCAGCGGCGTCGTGTTCATGACGCTCGAGGACGAAACCGGCATCGCCAATGTCGTGGTGTGGCCCAAGATCATGGAGCAGTACCGCAAGGAGGTGATGGGCGCGCGCCTCATCCTGGTCGAGGGCTATATCCAGAGCAGCCCCGAAAAGGTGACGCATCTCATCGCCCAGCGCATGGTCGACCGCTCGCACGACCTGGTCGGCCTCGCCAACGACGCGCTGAGCCACAAGCATGCCGTGCCGGCCGGCGCCACGGTGGTCGAGCCGCTCAACGACGACCCCCGCGCCCACGCGGACATGCCCGCGCAAAAAATCCGCCACCCCCGCAACGTCCGCATCCTGCCGCCGTCGCGGGATTTTCATTGA
- a CDS encoding efflux RND transporter periplasmic adaptor subunit, giving the protein MVVENTKRLQLVTKRRVISSVVLLALAGAGAYGFLYAGSKDKKHSEISSQSRRNAQNFTPSPSEWATLTIEPVKAKTFRAEYVTEGKVAVDEDRSTPVFSPYAGRVTKLLAKPGEMLKQGQPLFTIEAADTVQAQNDFIAAMTSQNKAKSAVDLADIQFKRAKDLYEGHAIPLKDYQQAEATQVQAQNDMRSSGTALEAARSKLRILGFTDETIKVFQDKGVIDREVTIYSPIAGTVVQRKIGPGQYVNSGASDPVFVIGDLSTVWLTAFVRESDAAAVCIGQDISVNVMALPGRPLTAKINYVAAAIDPATRRLLVRATIDNKDGLLKPEMFANVTIYSAGDRAAPAVPKQALIYEGDQVRIWVAREDKSVELRQIKIGLINGNLVEVTSNLKPGEQIVVKGSLFIDRAASGS; this is encoded by the coding sequence ATGGTAGTTGAAAATACCAAGCGATTGCAGTTGGTTACGAAACGACGGGTGATCTCATCCGTAGTTTTACTAGCTCTTGCCGGTGCCGGGGCCTACGGCTTTCTCTATGCGGGGTCCAAGGACAAGAAGCATTCCGAGATTTCCAGCCAGTCGCGCAGGAATGCGCAGAACTTCACGCCGTCGCCGTCCGAATGGGCGACGCTGACGATCGAGCCGGTCAAGGCCAAGACCTTCCGGGCCGAGTATGTCACCGAGGGCAAGGTCGCAGTCGACGAAGACCGTTCGACGCCGGTGTTCTCGCCTTACGCAGGCCGGGTCACCAAGCTGCTTGCCAAGCCCGGCGAGATGCTGAAGCAAGGTCAACCGCTGTTCACGATCGAGGCCGCCGACACCGTGCAGGCCCAGAACGATTTCATCGCCGCGATGACCTCGCAGAACAAGGCGAAGTCGGCGGTCGATCTCGCCGACATCCAGTTCAAGCGCGCCAAGGACCTCTACGAAGGCCACGCCATTCCGCTGAAGGACTACCAGCAGGCGGAAGCGACCCAGGTCCAGGCGCAGAACGACATGCGCTCCTCGGGGACGGCGCTGGAGGCCGCGCGCAGCAAGCTGCGCATTCTCGGTTTCACCGACGAGACCATCAAGGTGTTCCAGGACAAGGGCGTCATCGATCGGGAGGTCACGATCTACTCGCCGATCGCCGGCACGGTCGTGCAGCGCAAGATCGGCCCCGGCCAGTACGTCAATTCCGGCGCCAGCGATCCGGTCTTCGTGATCGGCGATCTCTCCACGGTCTGGCTCACCGCCTTCGTGCGCGAGAGCGACGCGGCCGCGGTGTGCATCGGGCAGGACATCAGCGTCAACGTGATGGCGCTGCCCGGCCGTCCGCTGACCGCGAAGATCAACTACGTCGCTGCCGCGATCGACCCCGCCACCCGCCGTCTGCTGGTCCGCGCCACCATCGACAACAAGGACGGGCTGCTCAAGCCCGAGATGTTCGCCAACGTCACGATCTATTCGGCCGGCGACCGTGCCGCGCCTGCCGTGCCGAAGCAGGCGCTGATCTACGAGGGCGACCAGGTCCGCATCTGGGTCGCTCGCGAGGACAAGTCGGTCGAGCTGCGTCAGATCAAGATCGGCCTCATCAACGGCAACCTCGTCGAGGTCACCAGCAACCTGAAGCCCGGTGAGCAGATCGTCGTCAAGGGCAGTCTGTTCATCGACCGCGCGGCGTCCGGTAGCTGA
- a CDS encoding SDR family NAD(P)-dependent oxidoreductase, translating into MDLGLKGKNAIVLGGTRGIGRAIAATLAGEGTHVAVCARNADQVAATVAELKASGINATGGAVDVTDGAALKSWIESAANELGGIDMLFSNAGAMAQGHDAVSWEQNFRLDVLGAVHAFDAARPFLEASGEKRGDAAFVIISSISAAQADLASSYGPIKAALIHMAKGLARQYAKKKIRVNVVSPGTVYFKGGVWNMIEQNMPERYNDAMKRNPTGRMATPQEIASAAVFLASPVSGFTTGSNLVVDGAISNRVNF; encoded by the coding sequence ATGGATCTCGGTCTCAAAGGAAAGAACGCCATTGTGCTCGGCGGCACGCGCGGCATCGGGCGGGCGATTGCGGCGACGCTGGCCGGCGAAGGCACCCATGTGGCGGTGTGCGCGCGCAATGCCGATCAGGTCGCGGCTACTGTTGCCGAATTGAAGGCAAGCGGTATCAACGCCACTGGTGGTGCGGTCGACGTCACCGATGGCGCGGCGCTGAAATCCTGGATCGAGAGCGCAGCAAACGAGCTCGGCGGCATCGACATGCTGTTCTCCAACGCCGGCGCAATGGCGCAAGGCCACGATGCAGTGTCCTGGGAGCAGAACTTCCGGCTTGATGTACTCGGCGCCGTGCATGCGTTCGATGCCGCGCGGCCGTTCCTCGAAGCCAGCGGCGAGAAGCGCGGCGATGCGGCCTTCGTCATCATCTCCTCGATCTCGGCGGCGCAGGCCGATCTCGCCAGCTCCTACGGCCCGATCAAGGCGGCGCTGATCCACATGGCCAAGGGACTGGCACGGCAATACGCGAAGAAGAAGATCCGCGTCAATGTCGTGTCGCCCGGCACGGTCTATTTCAAGGGCGGCGTCTGGAACATGATCGAGCAGAACATGCCAGAGCGTTACAATGATGCCATGAAGCGCAACCCCACCGGCCGCATGGCGACGCCGCAGGAGATCGCGAGCGCGGCGGTGTTCCTGGCGAGCCCGGTGTCGGGGTTCACCACGGGCTCGAATCTCGTTGTGGATGGCGCGATCTCGAACAGGGTGAATTTCTAG
- a CDS encoding CoA transferase, protein MQSPADILNDIWTSAGGEPAALARVRLTGEEPQIPSSFRVAVAGQTTIAAAGLAAAEIWRQRSGQAQDVSVDMRHAVAECRSERYLRLDDKPPPPAWDAIAGVYRTGDNRFVRCHTNFPHHRDAVCKVLGCEPEREKVQAALMQWKGEDFETAAYAAGGVVALMRSYDDWSALPQARALAELPLVSIEKIGEAPPKPWPDGDRPLAGLRVLDLSRVIAGPVAGRTLAAHGADVLLVSGPDLPAIPWLTIDTGRGKLTTCIELKSEAGRAQLRALLRDADIFSQGYRPRALAALGFAPEEAASINPGIVYVTLSAYGHTGPWAERRGFDSLVQTTTGFNHAEGQAAGIEGPKELPAQMLDHATGYLMAFGAMMAKARQAREGGSWHVRVSLAQTGRWLWNLGRLDGGLNTPDLTGEAVHAAFIEPMPSGFGMLKAVRHSALLSATPAQWSRPAMPLGSHPAQWPARS, encoded by the coding sequence ATGCAAAGTCCCGCCGACATTCTCAACGATATCTGGACCTCTGCGGGCGGCGAGCCGGCTGCGCTTGCGCGTGTCCGGCTGACCGGCGAAGAGCCGCAGATCCCGTCGTCGTTTCGCGTCGCCGTCGCCGGACAGACCACGATCGCTGCCGCAGGTCTCGCCGCGGCCGAGATCTGGCGGCAGCGCAGCGGGCAGGCACAGGACGTCTCCGTCGACATGCGCCACGCCGTCGCCGAATGCCGCTCCGAGCGCTATTTGCGCCTCGACGACAAGCCGCCGCCCCCGGCCTGGGACGCCATCGCCGGCGTCTACAGGACCGGCGACAACCGCTTCGTCCGCTGCCACACCAATTTCCCGCATCACCGCGACGCCGTCTGCAAGGTGCTCGGCTGCGAACCCGAGCGCGAGAAGGTGCAGGCCGCGCTCATGCAGTGGAAGGGCGAGGATTTCGAGACTGCGGCTTACGCTGCCGGCGGCGTCGTTGCCCTGATGCGCTCCTACGACGATTGGTCTGCGCTGCCGCAGGCGCGCGCGCTCGCCGAGCTGCCGCTGGTCTCGATCGAGAAGATCGGCGAGGCTCCGCCGAAGCCGTGGCCGGATGGCGATCGCCCGCTCGCAGGCCTGCGCGTGCTCGATCTGTCCCGCGTCATCGCGGGCCCCGTCGCCGGCCGCACGCTCGCCGCTCACGGTGCCGATGTGCTGCTGGTCTCAGGTCCGGACTTGCCCGCCATTCCCTGGCTCACGATCGACACCGGTCGCGGCAAGCTCACGACGTGCATCGAGCTGAAGAGTGAAGCGGGCAGGGCGCAGCTGCGCGCGCTGCTGCGGGACGCCGACATCTTCTCGCAAGGCTATCGCCCGCGCGCGCTCGCCGCCCTCGGCTTCGCGCCAGAGGAGGCGGCAAGCATCAATCCCGGCATCGTTTACGTCACGCTGTCGGCTTATGGCCACACCGGCCCGTGGGCCGAGCGACGCGGCTTCGATTCGCTGGTGCAGACCACGACGGGCTTCAACCATGCCGAGGGGCAAGCCGCCGGCATCGAGGGTCCCAAGGAATTGCCCGCACAGATGCTCGACCACGCCACCGGCTATCTGATGGCGTTCGGCGCGATGATGGCCAAGGCGCGCCAGGCCCGCGAAGGCGGCAGCTGGCACGTGCGCGTGTCGCTGGCGCAGACCGGGCGCTGGCTGTGGAATCTCGGTCGGCTCGACGGCGGCTTGAACACCCCTGATCTCACGGGCGAGGCCGTACATGCTGCGTTCATAGAGCCCATGCCATCTGGCTTCGGCATGCTGAAAGCAGTGCGCCATTCAGCACTGCTGTCGGCGACGCCGGCGCAATGGAGCCGTCCGGCGATGCCGCTCGGCAGTCATCCGGCACAGTGGCCGGCGCGAAGCTGA